The Syntrophales bacterium genomic sequence AGGAGCAGGAAAAGAGGCAGGCTGCCTATGCCGCGCGGGAGAAAGAGGTTGTGAAGCTCCAGGAGGAGTTGAAAAAACTCGACGCCAATGCGCCGGCGGAACTCCGGAAGACAAAGACGGACAAGTTCAATATCGAGGCCAGGGAACTGAAGCGGTTCAAGGACGATCTCGAAGAGGAACTGCGGCGAAAGGAAATCGAGCTGACGGCAAAGGTAATCCAGGATCTCAACCGCATCCTGGCGGAGTTCCGGAAGAAGGAAAAGCTGACGGTTATTCTCTATAAATCCTCTGCCGCCGCCTATGACGAGGCCCTGGACATCACGGACCGGGTCATCAAAATATACGACAGCGAGACGGAAAAGAAGAAATAGCGGATTCCGGAGAGATCCTGTTACGGCCGGTCCGTCCGGCTTCCCCCGGCCTGCCGCTCCCGGATGTGCTGGTCCAGGAGGGGCTGCAGGATCGAGAGGAACAGGTCCACGTCTCTGCGAGCCGTCTCAAGCTGCCCGGGGGCCATCCGGTCCCCGAACATCTTGTGGAAGTTCTCCACGACCTGTTCGAATTCTTCCTGCGCGGCCATGGATTCGCCGATATCGGTGCTCATCATGCAGACCTGCAGGCAGAGGGAGGATATCTTCATCTGGGCGAGTATTTCGTATGGATCCGTACTCATGGTATGCCAATTCCTCCTGGAGTTCGCCGCCTCCGTCGAATCGGCGGCCCGGGTGGGGACTCTGCTTACCAGAAAAATCTCAGCCTGACAAACCGCCTCTTTTCCGGATGAAAAAGTAGCCGTGGTTTTCCTGCCTGTCGTCCAGATCCCGGGCCGCCTCCAGGACGTCCAGGCCGGTGTCTTCCAGGAGATTCCGGAAGTCCCG encodes the following:
- a CDS encoding OmpH family outer membrane protein — its product is MKRLLVLSLLCIPWIFVSVVTAAQAAPVRIGIIDVQKIIKDSKAAKDARAVFQKEQEKRQAAYAAREKEVVKLQEELKKLDANAPAELRKTKTDKFNIEARELKRFKDDLEEELRRKEIELTAKVIQDLNRILAEFRKKEKLTVILYKSSAAAYDEALDITDRVIKIYDSETEKKK